In Hyphomicrobium denitrificans 1NES1, the genomic stretch CGAAATAGACGAGCTTTGCGGCGTACGCCGCGAAAATGACGGAAGCCGTCTCTGCGATTGCAATGAGGGCGATACACGTGTCGAACTTCGAAAAAATATCTCGCCAGATAGTAGGCCTTTGGAGGCCATCGAACTCGACATCCGCACGACTGTCAGCCATAAACGCACACAACTCTAACTACGCCGTCGGCTTAAAATTTTCTGCTTAGGTAATGGTGTCTCGCACACAGGCAATCTGCTGTGTTTTTAAGAAAAATTCATTTCCTATTTTAATCTAGTATTAATGGTGCTCGGTCCCTTTGCAAGTATTAGCCCATCTATAATAAGAGGGATGTGATCCCGAGCGAACGATTGTCCGCAGCAAGCTGGAAAGATTTGCTGCCTAATAATGTTGGTTCCACCCATTCCCGCGGCCGAAGATGCTCATCGGCTCACAAAACCTTCCGCAGGTTAGTTAACCACCCAAGCACATCCGCCGGGCCGGTGAATGAAGCTTCGTTCTTTGAAAAGTTCTCGCCAGCTACTTTCAATCCAAATCCACCCATGGTTTCCGCGGCGCGGAACGCATCGAGATCGGCGATATCGTCGCCAATCATAACGGGTACCCGGTTCGCAAACTCAGGGAGGCTCGCAAGCTTGCGGAGTGCGCGGCCTTTCGAAAAGCCGACGGGAAGGATTTCGACGACCTTCCTACCTTCGCAAATTGTGAATTGGCCGGGATACTTCGGCATTAATGTTTCAAGGGTAATCAGCAGCGAATCCCGCAATTCCGGCGCCAATCGGTAGTGCAGGGCGATCCCTGTGCCTTTGTCCTCTGTTACGGCCCCCGGTATCGAAATCGCCGCTATCCGTATGTCCCTCAATAGAGCTGGACTGAATGACGGGGTCAGCGGCGTGATCTCTCCCGTTGCGGTTGTGCGCATTTCGGCTCCGTGCACGCCGGCGGCGATGAACTTCATCGGCCGAAGCAATTCGTCGGCTTCTGCGATGGGCCGTCCCGTCACAATTGCCAGCGCGCCTGAGAGGCGTGTCGCGACGATACCGAGTAACTCGGCCAGCCCCGGCGGGACGTGGACTGTCGAAGGTGTGAGCGCCATGTCGAGCAGTGTTCCGTCAATGTCGAGGAACAAGCCGATCGGCGTGGGCTTGAGGAGGAGCTGCTCGACACGGCTTCGCGCAGAAGTCGCCTGGTTCAGTTGAGATGCTTTTGTCCCGTGCAAAGGATATTCCTCCTTCCAATCCTGCATATCCTGATCATTCCTAGATCGACCAGCTATGGAGCGACGGCGTTGTTGCGGGCGCGCGCTGCAACTCGGCTTCCAGGGCTTCGAGGGTCAGAAGCCCGGATTGCGTGTCGACGAATTTGACGACGCTTGCGGCGTTGAGCACCGCGGCGCTCAACGCCCGTGCCACGTCGTCCGTTTGCGACGCGTAGCAGGCAAACGTGGCAGAGAACGCATCTCCCGCCCCGGTGGTGGCAGCCGCGACGACGTGCGGCGCCTCGCGAAAGTAGAGATCGTGTCCTTTAGCTATGAAAGCACCGTTGGCGCCGTCCGTCAAAACGACCGCGCCAACTCCGAGTTTTACGAGGGCGCCGAGAAATTTCCCGAGGCTCATCTCGTATCCGCCGTTGCGTAGCCCGCGTTTCGCGAGCGGAGGGGTCGGTTCGCCGCTCCTGATCGCAAGGGGGGCTCCGCCTTCGCCGAACGATTGCAATAGACGGGGCATCAGCGCCTGAGCTTCGGAGCGATTGACCGAGAGAATATCGATGTGGCGGAGGCTCGCCCAAAAATCATCGTAACGCGCCGTCAACTGGCGCACGCCAGGATTTACGGCAAGCCTTGCTCCCGCGGCCTTGGCGCGTCCGACGATCAGCGGATAGCAATCGGCAGACTGATTGCTCAAATTTGCGACGTACACGAGATCTTTTCGTTCGAATGCCGCTGCGGGAATGTCGATGGCCTCCAGCTTCGTATTGGCGCCTCGGTAGGTGAAGACGGCGGCATTCCGGTCATGGGATGAAACGATGACGGACGCTCCGGTCGGCGCCTCATCGTCCGTTGCAATCCAGCGAAGGTCGACGCCTTCCTCGGTCAGCCGGTCGAGGATGGTGCGCGCCTTCGCATCTTGCCCGAGCTTGACGATCGTCGACGTGGCATTCCCAAGGCGCGCGGCAGCAACGGCAGCGTTGACTGCGCCGCCGCCGGTGCTCGTCGAAACCTGATCGGCTTCCGTCTTGATGCCTTCCTCAAGAAGCAGATAGGAGCTTTCGGCATTGAGCATTTTCATCTGCTCAATCCGGTCGCTCGCGATCGTGACGATGGTATCGACCATCGCGCCGCCGACAGTGAGGACGTTCATGGGCGTATC encodes the following:
- the otsB gene encoding trehalose-phosphatase, which gives rise to MQDWKEEYPLHGTKASQLNQATSARSRVEQLLLKPTPIGLFLDIDGTLLDMALTPSTVHVPPGLAELLGIVATRLSGALAIVTGRPIAEADELLRPMKFIAAGVHGAEMRTTATGEITPLTPSFSPALLRDIRIAAISIPGAVTEDKGTGIALHYRLAPELRDSLLITLETLMPKYPGQFTICEGRKVVEILPVGFSKGRALRKLASLPEFANRVPVMIGDDIADLDAFRAAETMGGFGLKVAGENFSKNEASFTGPADVLGWLTNLRKVL
- a CDS encoding carbohydrate kinase family protein; this translates as MNVLTVGGAMVDTIVTIASDRIEQMKMLNAESSYLLLEEGIKTEADQVSTSTGGGAVNAAVAAARLGNATSTIVKLGQDAKARTILDRLTEEGVDLRWIATDDEAPTGASVIVSSHDRNAAVFTYRGANTKLEAIDIPAAAFERKDLVYVANLSNQSADCYPLIVGRAKAAGARLAVNPGVRQLTARYDDFWASLRHIDILSVNRSEAQALMPRLLQSFGEGGAPLAIRSGEPTPPLAKRGLRNGGYEMSLGKFLGALVKLGVGAVVLTDGANGAFIAKGHDLYFREAPHVVAAATTGAGDAFSATFACYASQTDDVARALSAAVLNAASVVKFVDTQSGLLTLEALEAELQRAPATTPSLHSWSI